The Synchiropus splendidus isolate RoL2022-P1 chromosome 1, RoL_Sspl_1.0, whole genome shotgun sequence genome includes a window with the following:
- the LOC128769786 gene encoding proteinase-activated receptor 2-like codes for MTMSARAVSLLAVLASFCVNTCRSEAEDRGFTGTETTDGVWVNSPAQTALSSSLTTVFLPIVYIIVFVVGLPTNAMALWVFLFRTKKKHPSSIYMANLALADLLFIIWVPLKIAYHFNGNNWIYGEGLCRVLVAFFYGNMYCSIGFIACISVQRYWAVVHPLSQGQRDNCVAVGVSVAVWVVVWLITIPLYLYDQQVKVSNMGIFTCHDVTKPSQKKTAAGYFLTMGTLGFVVPCVVIIISYVLMLKALRTSMTDPTIAKKRRKAVVLIVTVLVMFVVCFTPSNIMLLVHYVLLLREAPNNLYGFYITTLCLASLNSCIDPFVYYFISEDFRQHVKNTFLCRSERTVERMRVSFSALKFSRKTNSYTSSSRNTESSHC; via the coding sequence TCACCGGTACTGAGACCACCGATGGGGTGTGGGTCAACTCACCGGCCCAGACCGCCCTGAGCAGCAGCCTGACCACCGTCTTCCTCCCCATTGTCTACATCATCGTCTTCGTGGTTGGCCTCCCCACCAACGCCATGGCGCTCTGGGTCTTCCTCTTCAGGACCAAGAAGAAGCACCCGTCCTCCATCTATATGGCCAACCTTGCCCTGGCAGACCTGCTCTTCATCATCTGGGTGCCGCTCAAAATCGCCTACCACTTCAATGGCAACAACTGGATCTACGGCGAGGGCCTGTGCAGGGTTCTGGTGGCGTTCTTCTACGGGAACATGTACTGTTCCATCGGCTTCATCGCCTGCATCAGCGTGCAGCGCTACTGGGCCGTGGTCCACCCACTGTCCCAGGGGCAGCGGGACAACTGCGTGGCCGTGGGGGTTTCGGTCGCCGTGTGGGTGGTGGTCTGGCTCATCACCATCCCGCTCTACCTGTACGACCAGCAGGTGAAGGTCAGCAACATGGGCATCTTCACCTGCCACGACGTCACGAAGCCCAGCCAGAAGAAGACAGCGGCGGGCTACTTCCTGACCATGGGAACGCTGGGCTTCGTGGTGCCCTGCGTCGTGATCATCATCTCCTACGTGCTGATGCTGAAGGCGCTCCGCACCAGCATGACGGACCCCACCATTGCCAAGAAGCGGCGCAAGGCGGTGGTGCTGATCGTGACGGTGCTGGTCATGTTCGTGGTCTGCTTCACGCCCAGCAACATCATGCTGCTGGTGCACTACGTCCTGCTGCTGCGCGAGGCGCCCAACAACTTGTACGGCTTCTACATCACCACGCTGTGCCTGGCCAGCCTCAACAGCTGCATCGACCCCTTCGTCTACTACTTCATCTCCGAGGATTTCCGCCAGCATGTCAAGAACACCTTCCTGTGCCGGAGCGAGCGGACGGTGGAGAGGATGCGCGTCTCGTTCAGCGCCCTCAAGTTCTCCCGGAAGACCAACTCGTACACGTCCAGCTCTCGGAATACGGAGAGCAGCCACTGCTAA